The Thermocrinis ruber genomic sequence AGCTTGCCCTTGCCTACCTCTTCAAAAAATATCCCGACGACTTTACCACCTTGGAGGATTACTACAGAGCCCGAAAGCCAAACCAAAGAGGAGAACTTGTGCCCTATACCTCTTGGAGCTGTGTGCATGGCATTGAAAGGTGGAGGTCCAACTGTGGCTGTTCGGCGGGAGGGCTTCCGGGCTGGCATCAAAAGTGGAGGGCACCTCTCAGGGAAGGCTTGGAGAACCTGCGGAGCATGGTAAAAGAAAAGGCTTATTCAATCCTTGAGAAATACCTAAGAGAACCAAAGCTTGCCCTCTTAGATTATGTAGATGTGATATTGGAGAACTATTCGCAGTCCGCAAAGGAGGACTTTCTAAGAAAACATGCCAAAAGGCGTCTGTCTGCAAAGGAAATCGTTGAAGTTTTCAAATCCCTTTCTGCCATCAAATACATGCACTTTGCCTTTTCCTCTGACGGCTGGTTTTTTGCGGACATATCCGGCATAGAAACGGTTAAAAATCTTTTGTTTGCCAAAAGGGCAATAGACCTGTTGGAACTTGAAGATGGTGAAAAGGTGCTAAAGGAATACCTACAGGAGGCACCGAGCAATGTTTTAGCTTACGGAAATGGGCTTGGCGTTTGGGAAAAACTGGTTAAACCTCAGGTTTATGAGCCAAAAACCATAGCCAAAACCGCTGTATTTTTACATCTTTTGGAGGAAAAAACCCTTGGGCGCTGGGAATACGAAGTTCAAGAAAAAGAAGAGGGCTTTTCTGTGAAGCTAAAGGACCCAGAGACGGAGGAAACTTTCTCCTTTGAAATTGAATGGGAGGAATTAAACCTTGAGGAAGTGCCGGATAGATTCTTGGGAAGAATACTGAAAAGCTGGATGGAGTCCTTTGAAGAGGGATACCTTAGCTTTTTATCCGATTACATGTACCTTTTGGAAGAGGTAGCTTACTATTCCAAATCCAAAAACTTTGAGTTTTTGGAGGATGTGAAAGGCCACACGGAGCTCCTCCTGAAGTTAAAGTTAAAAGAACTCTTGGTAAAGGACAAAGATGTAAAGGCTATTAAGGAGCTTTTTAACAGAGCACAACAGCTTGGCTTGGACCTAAAAGCACATCGTTTGGCTAAACATTTTGTAGAGCTTTGCATTATCAAGCTGGAAGAAGGAGAGGAAGAAGAACTTCTAGAGATTGTGGAGTTGATAAAAGACTACAACACTAAAGTGGGAAGGTTTGAGCTGATGATAGACCTGTGGGAGGTGCAAAACAGGGTTTGGGAAAGAAGACATTCAATAAGGAACAAAAGAATCTTTGAACTGCTCAATCTTCAACCATACGCCACAGAATAACGATCTCTCCCTTTATCTCTCCTCTTTTATTCAGCTCCTCCAAAACTTCTACCGCCCTACCCCTTATGTACTCTTCATGCAATTTGGTTAGCTCCCTCGCTATGCACACGGTGGTGTTTTCTCCGTACACTTCTTTTATGGCTTCCAAGGACTTTAGCACTCTGTTGGGAGATTCAAAGGCTATTATAGTGCTGTCTTTGTATGCCTTTAGTTCCTCCAAGAAGTTATTCAAGCCCTTCTTTGGCAAAAAGCCCACAAAGGTAAAGCGGTCTGTGGGTAATCCGGAGCCTACTAAGGCGGTTAAAACCGCACTGGGACCCGGGATCACTTCTACCGGTATACCCTTTTCAATGCACGCCCTTATGAGCTTGTATCCTGGGTCCGAGATAGAAGGCATTCCCGCATCCGTCACTAAGGCAACATCTTCCTTCTCAAGGAGTTTGATGATCTTTGGCACCTGCACGCTTTCCTTCGGTTCATAATAAGAGAGGAGCTTTTTACCCTCTATCTTGTAGTGATTGAGAAGAATAGAGGTTCTGCGAGTGTCCTCGCAGGCTATAAAATTGACAGATTGAAGGACCTCTATAGCCCTAAAGGTTATATCCTTGAGGTTACCTATAGGTGTTCCTACCACATAAAGCTTTCCCATCTCACTTCACCAAAAGTAGAGGTATGTTAGTATGGTGCATAACAAAGGTTGTTACGCTTCCTAAGAAGAGCTCCATTATCCTCCCCTTGGAGAAGGCTCCTAATAGCATTAGGTCCATATCCTTAGAATATTCTACCAGTTTTTCCTCCGGAATGCCAGAGAGCCTAACATAACGCACACCCTCTCCCACCTCTGCGGAGAGATCACCTTCTCCCACATGGACCGCATACACTTCTCCATCAAAGAGCTTTCCTATTAGCTTACCCATATGTAGTGCTCTTTTGGAGGGCTCACTGCCATTGTATGCTACGCAAATTTTCTTTATGTCTTTTTTCTGCTCCACTGCTACAAAGACGGGACACGGAGACCTTCGGGCTACGACCTCGGTGGTTGAACCCAAAAGAAAACCAGACACCGGCTTGTGAGATTTCTTTCCCAGCATAATCAGGTCCTCTGGGTCCGCTTGGGCCAAAATCACATGGTAGGGCTTGCCAGTGCTCTGATAGGAGGAAACCTTTACACCTTTGCTCCTACCCAAAGCTAAAAACTCGTCCAAAAGAACGCTTGCCTGCTCTTCAAAGAACTCTTTGAGCTTTCCCGATATGCCCGCATAATAGTTAAAGCCCAAAACCCCCGCTATATCTTCCAAAAAACCCTCCTCCAAGAACCTTTCATCTATTACATGAATGCCCACCACCGGCACATCCAACCCTTTTCCAAACTCAAAGGCGTAGTGGACCGCACTCCAACTGGTGGGAGAACCATCCAATCCCACTAATATTCTGTTAAACATCTAAGTTTTTGACCTCCCTCGCGTAGGCGATTATGAACTCTCTCCTTGGCTCCACTTCCTCTCCCATGAGTATGTTAAAGATCCTGTCTGCCTCTATAGCATCCTCTATAGAAACCTTCAAAAGCCTCCGGGTGGCAGGGTTCATAGTGGTCTCCCAAAGCTGTTCTGGGTTCATCTCACCCAAACCCTTGTATCTCTGAATCTCAAAGCTACCCTTTACAAGCTCCATAACTCCATCAAAGAGAGAGTGAAGATTGTCTATGATTTTGCTTCTCTTATCAAAGGTCACCTCCACGGGTGCCTTTATTGGAATGCCTTCCAACAGATGTTTGTATGTAAGAGAAGAGAGTAGGTCCGCATCCACTATGACTCTTCTACCCATGGCTTTATCAACGAACACCAGCTCATAGGCAGATTCAGCCTCGTTAAACCTTGTGGATACTTCATAATTTTTGAGGTGCTCTTTCAACATCCGTATTTTTTCATCCAGCAGACTCGGATCTCTCAGGTCTTCTTCCCTGAGCTTAACCTTTAGCAAGCCTTCCAAAATCTCCTCTCCCTTCTTCTTTACTAAGAGCCTGTATCCTTCCTCCGTTTCCTTCAGGGTTTTCAAAAGCTCCAAGAGCTTTTCTCCCCTATACTCCTTTCCTTCCGCATCCCTCAGAAGGACATCCTTCTTTATATGTTCCATCAAAAAGTTTTCCAACTCTCTGTCATCCTTAAGATAGACGGTCATTTTCCCCTTTTTGACCCTGTAGAGAGGAGGCTGGGCTATGTAAAGATGACCCGCTTCTATTATTTTTGGCATATATCTATAGAAAAACGTCAAGAGAAGGGTTCTAATGTGAGAACCATCCACGTCTGCGTCCGTCATGAGTATTATCTTGTGATACCTGAGCTTGGAAAGGTCCATATCTTCCCCTATGCCTGTACCCAGGGAGCTAACTATCGCCTTTATCTCCTCGTTGGATAGAATTTTGTCAAGCCTTGCCTTTTCCACGTTGAGGATTTTACCCCTTAAAGGAAGGATAGCCTGAAACCTCCTGTCCCTTCCCTGTTTGGCGGAACCTCCTGCAGATTCGCCCTCCACTATAAAGAGCTCGCATTTTTCTGGGTCCTTTTCAGAGCAGTCTGCCAACTTACCGGGCAGTGTGGTATCCTCCAGGGGAGATTTTCTCCTGACCAGTTCCTTTGCCTTCTTTGCCGCCTCCCTCGCCAGCGCCGCTTCAATAGCCTTTTCCACTGTGAGCCGGAGGATATCCCTGTTGTCTTCAAAGAAATCAGAAAGCTGTTCATAAACTATGGATTCTGTTATGTTCTTTACGTTTTGATTTCCCAGTTTTGTTTTAGTTTGCCCCTCAAACTGAGGTTCTAGCACCTTGCAAGAGATGACCGCCACCAAACCTTCCCTCAGATCATCCCCCGTAATGGTTTCTTTTAACTCCTTTTGAATTTTTAGGCTGGGCAGAGCCCTCATAACTGCCTTGGTAAGCCCAGACCTAAAACCCGTTACGTGAGTGCCCCCATCTACAGTCTTTATGTTGTTCACAAAGCTCTCTGTGATCTCTTTGTAATCCCTTGTGTAAGTAAAGGCTATGTCTACCAAAACTCCTTCCTGCTCTCCTTTTATTCTTATAACCTTTTCAAAGAGGCGTTCCTTTCCCTGGGCTAAATAGGAAACCAGCTCCTCTATGCCCTTGGTAAAGTGGTAAAAGACCTCCCTGCCAGACCTTTCGTCCTTTAAAAAGAACTTACACTCTGGGTTTAAATAGGCAAGCTCCCTTACGCGTTTTTCTACTATATCAAATTTGATTTTGGTTGTCTCAAAAATTTCTGGATCTGGCTTAAAGGTTATCTTGGTGCCCCTCTTTGTGGTGGAACCAACCACCTGCACTTCAGTGACTGGCACACCCCTTATATACTCCTGCTTGTAGATCTTTCCGTCTCTGTAAACCTCCACCACCAACCACTCAGAAAGGGCATTGACCACAGATGCACCAACTCCGTGAAGTCCCCCTGAGTATTTGTATGCCTTCTTGTCAAATTTTCCACCCGCACCCAGTATGGTAAAGACCATCTGCACCGCAGGAATACCCATCTCAGGATGGATATCTACCGGTATGCCCCTTCCGTTGTCCTCTACGGTTACGGAGTTGTCTTCGTGGATAATGATGGAGATCCTGTCCGCATAGCCAGCCATATGCTCATCTACTGCGTTGTCCAGGATCTCCCAGATGAGGTGGTGCAAACCCCTCTCTCCCACATCCCCTATATACATAGAAGGTCTTATTCTGACGTGCTCTAAACCGGTTACTGCTTTTATATCTTCTGCTTTGTATTCTTCGGAGAGGAGCTTTTCTTTACCCATGGTGTTTTTTAAGCACCCCCGGCGGGATTTGAACCCGCGTTCTCCGCCTTGAAAGGGCGGTGTCCTTGACCGGGCTAGACGACGGGGGCACAATTGATATTTTTTATTATACCAAAAATCTTTGGAACAGTCAAGGGGTAAAAGAAGTTCGTCCGGACTACCTATCCAACCATGCCACTGTTTCTGACTCCCACTAAAACTTGACAAAATCTTACTAAAGATTATTATTAACATCCATATCAATCTTGGAGGTGAAGGATGTTTAGTGAAAACATGCTGTCTGCCAAGGCTTTAGAGTATTTGAACAGGGCAAAGGAGCTGGCACAAGCTCAAGGGGATACCAAGGTTGACACAGACCACCTGCTATTTGTGATGCTCTCCGATGAGAAGTCTGCCCTGAGAAAGTATTTGGAAAAAAGAGGTATAGAACCGAAGGAGTTTTTAAAGAGGGTGGGAGATTATCTGCAAAAGGTGAAGGCTCAGCTTGAAAAGGTGGCAGACCAAGAGGCTAAGCATCTAATAGACCTGAGAAGCAAGATAATGCAAATAAAGTCCGACATAGGACAGGTACAAATAGAACTTGACAAAATAAAAAGGGCAAAGGAAGAGCTCAAAAGAGAAATAGAGAGGGCAAAAAGATACGGAGATTACTGGACCC encodes the following:
- a CDS encoding universal stress protein translates to MFNRILVGLDGSPTSWSAVHYAFEFGKGLDVPVVGIHVIDERFLEEGFLEDIAGVLGFNYYAGISGKLKEFFEEQASVLLDEFLALGRSKGVKVSSYQSTGKPYHVILAQADPEDLIMLGKKSHKPVSGFLLGSTTEVVARRSPCPVFVAVEQKKDIKKICVAYNGSEPSKRALHMGKLIGKLFDGEVYAVHVGEGDLSAEVGEGVRYVRLSGIPEEKLVEYSKDMDLMLLGAFSKGRIMELFLGSVTTFVMHHTNIPLLLVK
- the gyrB gene encoding DNA topoisomerase (ATP-hydrolyzing) subunit B; this encodes MGKEKLLSEEYKAEDIKAVTGLEHVRIRPSMYIGDVGERGLHHLIWEILDNAVDEHMAGYADRISIIIHEDNSVTVEDNGRGIPVDIHPEMGIPAVQMVFTILGAGGKFDKKAYKYSGGLHGVGASVVNALSEWLVVEVYRDGKIYKQEYIRGVPVTEVQVVGSTTKRGTKITFKPDPEIFETTKIKFDIVEKRVRELAYLNPECKFFLKDERSGREVFYHFTKGIEELVSYLAQGKERLFEKVIRIKGEQEGVLVDIAFTYTRDYKEITESFVNNIKTVDGGTHVTGFRSGLTKAVMRALPSLKIQKELKETITGDDLREGLVAVISCKVLEPQFEGQTKTKLGNQNVKNITESIVYEQLSDFFEDNRDILRLTVEKAIEAALAREAAKKAKELVRRKSPLEDTTLPGKLADCSEKDPEKCELFIVEGESAGGSAKQGRDRRFQAILPLRGKILNVEKARLDKILSNEEIKAIVSSLGTGIGEDMDLSKLRYHKIILMTDADVDGSHIRTLLLTFFYRYMPKIIEAGHLYIAQPPLYRVKKGKMTVYLKDDRELENFLMEHIKKDVLLRDAEGKEYRGEKLLELLKTLKETEEGYRLLVKKKGEEILEGLLKVKLREEDLRDPSLLDEKIRMLKEHLKNYEVSTRFNEAESAYELVFVDKAMGRRVIVDADLLSSLTYKHLLEGIPIKAPVEVTFDKRSKIIDNLHSLFDGVMELVKGSFEIQRYKGLGEMNPEQLWETTMNPATRRLLKVSIEDAIEADRIFNILMGEEVEPRREFIIAYAREVKNLDV
- the rsmI gene encoding 16S rRNA (cytidine(1402)-2'-O)-methyltransferase, which encodes MGKLYVVGTPIGNLKDITFRAIEVLQSVNFIACEDTRRTSILLNHYKIEGKKLLSYYEPKESVQVPKIIKLLEKEDVALVTDAGMPSISDPGYKLIRACIEKGIPVEVIPGPSAVLTALVGSGLPTDRFTFVGFLPKKGLNNFLEELKAYKDSTIIAFESPNRVLKSLEAIKEVYGENTTVCIARELTKLHEEYIRGRAVEVLEELNKRGEIKGEIVILWRMVED
- a CDS encoding DUF3536 domain-containing protein, yielding MKNLIIHGHFYQPFRENPYLEEIPLEEGAHPFEDWNERIYRECYLPVAYAHYREDGTTKDIINGYKHLSFNMGWTLTHWLEKKHPELLEKVKEGREHTLASTFNHTILPLDPLEDREVQIVWGIRAYERFFGRKPLGFWLPELAVDYETLRLLKKHGIEFVILAPHQVKGNAKYLWVEDLAVFVYDGELSHGVSFGELLVSAERLHQLMKSKEPPVVIATDGETFGHHKKFGELALAYLFKKYPDDFTTLEDYYRARKPNQRGELVPYTSWSCVHGIERWRSNCGCSAGGLPGWHQKWRAPLREGLENLRSMVKEKAYSILEKYLREPKLALLDYVDVILENYSQSAKEDFLRKHAKRRLSAKEIVEVFKSLSAIKYMHFAFSSDGWFFADISGIETVKNLLFAKRAIDLLELEDGEKVLKEYLQEAPSNVLAYGNGLGVWEKLVKPQVYEPKTIAKTAVFLHLLEEKTLGRWEYEVQEKEEGFSVKLKDPETEETFSFEIEWEELNLEEVPDRFLGRILKSWMESFEEGYLSFLSDYMYLLEEVAYYSKSKNFEFLEDVKGHTELLLKLKLKELLVKDKDVKAIKELFNRAQQLGLDLKAHRLAKHFVELCIIKLEEGEEEELLEIVELIKDYNTKVGRFELMIDLWEVQNRVWERRHSIRNKRIFELLNLQPYATE